A single genomic interval of Candidatus Eisenbacteria bacterium harbors:
- a CDS encoding serine/threonine-protein kinase — protein sequence MAERLIDEHYQVIRQVESGSVAVTFLVLDRLSGQRLVLKSLRPLREEAPAAKASLDRHKQRFIREVQAMIRLNHPSIVPIYDCNVNADNPYYVMEFCGGGSLEKMIENGPMRQQAVLDILWPICSALQYAHNTGIVHRDIKPANILFATNGHPKLADFGMCRIADWHTFTCGEDSMLGTLYYLPPEQAQDPQSVDARGDIFALGRTVRHMLVGSPVGTSMPSSSGGSRGSRRHLKPWDYVIGRMTQLERDRRPESMRAVGRLLVPLSRGRALGDYARTHKRAFFRRTTQNPRALTSIATDDLTRIVADSLLFKFREPLLLDYQWLTSLISRLALDRQAAPLLSFLIQGVAARPSRKQVIRPSMSRWLLDAQRQALSITGPDGAKQVRRLAAFRWRR from the coding sequence ATGGCAGAGAGACTCATTGACGAGCACTATCAGGTGATACGGCAAGTTGAATCGGGCTCGGTAGCGGTCACGTTCCTCGTTCTCGATCGGCTGTCTGGCCAGAGACTCGTACTGAAGTCTCTCAGGCCACTTCGCGAGGAAGCTCCTGCAGCCAAGGCGTCGTTGGACCGACACAAGCAACGCTTCATTCGCGAAGTTCAGGCGATGATCAGGCTGAACCACCCGAGCATCGTGCCCATATACGACTGCAACGTCAACGCAGACAATCCGTATTATGTCATGGAGTTCTGCGGGGGCGGATCCCTCGAGAAGATGATTGAGAATGGGCCCATGAGACAGCAAGCCGTACTGGATATACTGTGGCCCATATGTTCGGCCCTGCAATATGCCCACAACACAGGCATAGTGCACCGCGATATCAAGCCTGCCAACATCCTCTTTGCCACCAATGGCCATCCCAAGCTCGCAGACTTTGGGATGTGCCGAATCGCGGATTGGCATACTTTCACTTGCGGTGAGGACTCCATGCTGGGCACGCTATACTACCTCCCGCCCGAGCAAGCCCAGGATCCGCAATCTGTCGATGCTAGGGGTGACATCTTTGCCTTGGGCAGGACGGTCAGGCACATGTTGGTTGGTTCCCCCGTCGGCACATCCATGCCCTCATCCTCCGGCGGCTCGCGGGGCTCCCGGCGTCACCTCAAGCCGTGGGATTATGTCATCGGTCGGATGACACAGCTGGAGAGAGATCGACGCCCCGAGTCAATGCGGGCAGTCGGTCGCCTGCTCGTCCCTTTAAGTCGGGGTCGCGCCCTAGGGGACTATGCTAGGACGCACAAGCGAGCCTTCTTCCGCAGGACGACACAGAATCCTAGGGCCCTGACTTCCATAGCCACGGATGATCTCACGCGGATCGTAGCGGATAGTCTCTTGTTTAAGTTTCGCGAACCGCTCTTGCTTGATTATCAGTGGCTGACTTCTCTGATATCTCGTCTCGCCCTGGACCGCCAGGCCGCACCGCTTCTTTCGTTTCTCATTCAGGGAGTCGCTGCTCGCCCCAGCCGGAAACAGGTCATACGCCCATCCATGTCCAGGTGGCTCCTCGATGCCCAGAGACAGGCGCTTTCAATCACTGGCCCGGATGGTGCGAAACAAGTACGTAGGCTCGCCGCTTTTCGGTGGCGGAGGTGA
- a CDS encoding TIR domain-containing protein, protein MIHLIHGSIFDSKCDLLIVPCDSGGGVTHSVYTNLHERGLPTMVGHIPYGKVHFRESRYEFASTIGYAASVNANTITSEAEAISQIAGEIVRYATANQIRIVNIPLLGSGAGGMTPVDSFEALRSILAAEKDIIFNVFCFTREAYRNLSAARKVASEEKPIPHPRVFISYTGTNKNNASWVKLLATALREHGVDARLDAFHLKPGFDLPQWMANEVIMAEKVLLVCDKYYMEKADFRKGGVGWETMVIQGDMLAQGDNKRKYIAIIREDAADEALPIYMKSKYAFDWGKESDIDPERLKELVLCIFDCDTEPELGEVPTYVKQKIHKNGTAEPDRSSVRGKPRR, encoded by the coding sequence ATGATACATCTCATTCATGGCAGCATCTTTGACTCAAAATGCGACCTCCTGATCGTTCCGTGTGACAGCGGTGGGGGGGTGACTCACTCGGTATACACGAACCTTCACGAACGCGGTCTGCCCACGATGGTCGGCCACATTCCATATGGAAAGGTTCACTTCCGAGAGTCAAGGTATGAGTTCGCCAGTACGATTGGATACGCTGCATCGGTCAACGCGAACACGATCACGTCTGAAGCGGAGGCAATCAGCCAAATCGCAGGGGAAATTGTCCGCTATGCGACCGCGAATCAGATTAGAATAGTCAATATCCCTCTCCTTGGATCGGGTGCCGGAGGAATGACACCTGTGGATTCCTTTGAGGCCCTCCGGTCCATTCTTGCCGCAGAAAAGGACATCATCTTCAACGTGTTCTGCTTCACGCGTGAGGCATATCGGAACCTCTCTGCCGCCCGTAAGGTCGCGTCGGAAGAGAAGCCAATTCCTCACCCAAGGGTATTCATTAGTTACACTGGAACCAACAAGAACAACGCATCTTGGGTCAAGTTGCTGGCCACAGCGTTACGCGAACACGGGGTGGACGCACGTCTTGATGCATTTCACTTGAAACCCGGATTTGACCTTCCACAATGGATGGCAAATGAGGTCATCATGGCGGAGAAGGTGCTACTTGTCTGCGACAAGTACTACATGGAGAAGGCGGATTTCCGAAAAGGGGGGGTGGGCTGGGAGACAATGGTCATTCAAGGCGACATGCTTGCTCAAGGCGATAACAAACGGAAGTACATTGCCATCATCCGTGAAGATGCTGCCGATGAAGCCCTTCCAATTTATATGAAGTCAAAGTACGCCTTTGACTGGGGCAAAGAGTCAGACATAGATCCTGAAAGGCTCAAAGAACTTGTGCTGTGCATTTTCGATTGCGACACGGAACCGGAGCTAGGAGAGGTACCTACGTATGTGAAGCAGAAGATCCACAAGAACGGAACGGCCGAGCCAGACAGATCCAGCGTACGCGGTAAACCGCGCCGCTGA
- a CDS encoding L,D-transpeptidase, which produces MCRQRGLSHSAVARANRIADPNIVQLGKVLILPTRYILPAVRDEGVVVNIPEYRLYLFRGGALRAVYPIAVGLPTWQTPLGSFTVTCKVKNPAWYMPPELAEREHVKREIIPAGPENPLGDFWIGISLKHVGIHSTNSPMTVGRALSHGCMRLYPEHLDVLSTEVTVGESGEILYLPVKVALEGDDVLVEVHPDVYGLVPNLGKAAQERLKALGVWERVDIALLRRAIFEARGIPVAVNVSANTQ; this is translated from the coding sequence GTGTGTCGGCAGCGCGGGCTCTCGCACTCGGCTGTTGCCCGCGCCAACCGCATCGCCGATCCCAATATTGTGCAGTTGGGCAAGGTGCTGATCCTCCCCACTCGATACATCTTACCTGCGGTGCGAGACGAAGGGGTGGTCGTCAATATCCCCGAGTACCGCCTTTACCTGTTCCGTGGGGGAGCGCTTCGCGCAGTCTATCCAATCGCAGTCGGCCTGCCGACGTGGCAGACGCCGTTGGGTTCCTTTACCGTGACTTGCAAGGTGAAAAACCCGGCCTGGTACATGCCGCCGGAGTTGGCGGAGCGCGAGCACGTCAAGCGTGAAATCATACCGGCTGGACCGGAGAATCCTCTGGGAGACTTCTGGATCGGGATTTCCTTGAAACACGTCGGAATCCACAGCACGAACTCTCCCATGACGGTGGGGCGCGCGCTGAGTCACGGGTGCATGCGCCTGTACCCCGAGCACCTCGATGTGCTGAGCACGGAGGTCACGGTTGGCGAATCAGGCGAGATTCTCTACTTGCCTGTGAAAGTCGCCCTTGAGGGAGACGATGTGTTGGTGGAGGTTCATCCCGACGTTTATGGTCTTGTGCCTAACCTTGGCAAGGCAGCCCAGGAACGTCTCAAGGCTCTCGGTGTGTGGGAAAGGGTGGACATTGCACTTCTCCGTCGCGCAATCTTCGAGGCCCGAGGCATCCCCGTTGCTGTCAACGTTTCCGCCAACACGCAGTAG
- the gcvT gene encoding glycine cleavage system aminomethyltransferase GcvT gives MVKEIPLVQTHRELGARLVEFAGWLMPIQYAGLVEEHKAVREAVGLFDVSLMGEIWFRGPSGVEAADRLVTNDVSSLEPGASLYSPMCNERGGIVDDVLVYRVGEDVLFVVNASNTDKDFEWIRSHCDKAVRIENLSAETVQLALQGPKTEEVLATVGLGGLASVGHNRLTNVNFQGKDVLVARTGYTGEDGFEFYYKRNGADRIWKALFDAGSPLGLKPIGLGARDTLRLEMGYCLYGNDIDDATTPLEAGLGWTVKLGKAGFIGKEALVGEKASGLKRKLVGMEMLENAIPRKGCPVATDPGAREIGVVTSGTFSPSLHKGLAMGYVPPEKSIVGTELSILVRGKECKARVTKLPFYKCGSRK, from the coding sequence ATGGTTAAAGAGATTCCTCTCGTTCAGACGCACCGCGAGCTTGGGGCACGCCTCGTCGAGTTCGCCGGCTGGCTCATGCCGATACAGTACGCGGGGCTCGTGGAAGAGCACAAGGCCGTAAGGGAGGCCGTCGGCCTTTTCGACGTCTCCCTCATGGGGGAGATATGGTTTCGGGGCCCGAGCGGCGTAGAGGCTGCAGACCGGCTTGTCACAAATGACGTTTCCTCGCTCGAGCCAGGCGCTTCTCTTTACTCGCCGATGTGCAATGAGCGCGGCGGGATCGTCGACGACGTCCTCGTCTACAGGGTGGGGGAAGACGTTCTCTTTGTCGTGAACGCCTCCAACACGGACAAGGATTTCGAGTGGATCCGTTCCCACTGCGATAAAGCCGTGCGGATCGAGAATCTCTCCGCCGAGACCGTTCAATTGGCCTTGCAGGGGCCCAAGACGGAGGAGGTTCTTGCGACGGTGGGGCTCGGCGGACTGGCGTCTGTCGGACACAACAGGCTCACGAACGTGAACTTCCAGGGGAAGGACGTGCTTGTTGCGAGGACAGGCTACACCGGCGAGGATGGATTCGAGTTCTATTACAAGAGAAATGGCGCTGACAGGATTTGGAAGGCGCTCTTCGATGCCGGGAGCCCCCTCGGGTTAAAGCCGATTGGATTGGGCGCGAGAGATACGCTCAGGCTCGAGATGGGATACTGTCTCTACGGGAATGATATTGATGATGCTACCACTCCTCTCGAAGCAGGACTGGGGTGGACGGTCAAGCTTGGCAAGGCGGGCTTCATCGGAAAGGAAGCTCTTGTCGGGGAGAAGGCGAGCGGCCTCAAGAGAAAGCTCGTGGGGATGGAGATGCTGGAGAATGCGATTCCGCGCAAGGGCTGCCCCGTGGCAACCGATCCCGGGGCCAGAGAGATAGGCGTCGTGACGAGCGGGACATTCTCGCCGTCTCTCCACAAGGGACTTGCGATGGGATACGTACCGCCGGAGAAGTCCATCGTTGGAACGGAGCTATCCATTCTTGTGCGCGGAAAGGAATGCAAGGCGCGCGTCACGAAGCTGCCTTTCTACAAGTGTGGCAGTCGGAAATAA
- the gcvH gene encoding glycine cleavage system protein GcvH: MVPENLKYTDQHEWVRVEGDTAVVGITDYAQGELGDIVYVELPLVGSSTAVKKAFGVVEAVKTVSDLYAPVSGQVTAVNEGLATDAVVVNKSPYDEGWMIKIKMSNPSDVDSLLSPAEYKKLIGKE; encoded by the coding sequence ATGGTACCGGAGAACCTCAAATACACTGACCAGCATGAGTGGGTGCGCGTTGAAGGTGATACGGCGGTGGTCGGCATCACCGATTACGCGCAAGGCGAGCTCGGAGACATCGTGTACGTGGAGCTTCCGCTAGTGGGTTCATCCACCGCGGTCAAGAAGGCCTTCGGCGTCGTCGAGGCCGTGAAGACGGTCAGCGATCTTTACGCTCCTGTCTCGGGCCAAGTGACGGCCGTCAATGAAGGGCTCGCGACCGATGCTGTGGTAGTGAACAAGAGCCCTTACGACGAGGGCTGGATGATAAAGATCAAGATGTCTAATCCTTCCGACGTTGATTCTCTCTTGAGCCCCGCCGAGTATAAGAAGCTTATAGGGAAGGAATAG
- a CDS encoding glycine dehydrogenase, with protein MATYVGRSENERQEMLRTVGVRALEDLLSSVPPAIRGKARIALEDGLSEFDMAASMSELASENASSRGAVCFAGAGVYDHFVPAAVRQLLLRSEFYTCYTPYQAEVSQGTLQAIFEFQSLMCRLTGMDVCNASMYDAATALAEAALLAVNATEKRRVLVSAGVHPNYRKVLSTYCAAAKIEVEEIPLDGGTTDVTKLAAALEEVAPRGAALEGGAAPKQGAPPTHGAALKGGVACFIHQQPNFYGVVEDTSRLGEVLSGNPALLVSCVDPLSLSVLEPPGSYGADVVVGEGQALGSAMNFGGPLVGFFASRSEYVRRLPGRIVGMTTDNSGRRGFVLTLQTREQHIRRAKATSNICTNEALVALTATIYLALVGERGLKELASQCLAKSHYAAEKLAGLDGFSLAFEQPFFKEFVLRCPVPAEALVEGVLSKGMLAGVPLSRFSDNEKLLLVAVTEKRTKKEIDGLCTAVDEVAKGLRLSGGSKSKHG; from the coding sequence ATGGCGACTTACGTGGGCCGAAGCGAGAACGAAAGACAGGAGATGTTGCGCACCGTCGGAGTGCGGGCGCTCGAGGATCTCTTGAGCTCTGTGCCTCCTGCTATCAGAGGGAAGGCACGAATTGCCCTTGAGGACGGCCTTTCCGAATTCGACATGGCGGCGTCCATGTCGGAGCTTGCTTCAGAGAACGCTTCTTCGCGCGGCGCGGTCTGTTTTGCGGGCGCGGGCGTGTACGATCATTTTGTCCCGGCCGCGGTCCGGCAGTTGCTTCTGAGAAGTGAATTCTACACGTGCTACACGCCGTATCAGGCCGAGGTGAGCCAGGGCACGCTTCAGGCGATATTCGAGTTTCAGTCGTTGATGTGCAGGCTCACGGGAATGGACGTGTGCAACGCGTCCATGTACGACGCGGCGACTGCTCTGGCCGAAGCCGCCCTCCTCGCAGTCAACGCGACGGAAAAGAGGAGAGTCCTCGTTTCTGCGGGTGTTCACCCGAACTACAGAAAGGTGCTCAGCACTTATTGCGCTGCCGCCAAGATTGAAGTCGAGGAAATCCCTTTGGACGGCGGTACTACTGATGTCACTAAATTGGCGGCGGCCCTGGAAGAGGTCGCACCGAGAGGAGCCGCCCTCGAAGGAGGAGCAGCCCCGAAACAGGGAGCACCCCCAACACACGGAGCGGCTCTGAAAGGTGGAGTCGCCTGCTTCATACATCAGCAGCCAAATTTCTACGGCGTGGTGGAGGACACGAGCCGGTTGGGGGAAGTGCTATCCGGAAATCCTGCCTTGCTTGTGTCCTGCGTGGATCCGCTTTCGCTTTCGGTCCTGGAGCCGCCTGGGAGCTACGGTGCTGACGTGGTCGTGGGGGAGGGGCAGGCGTTAGGGAGCGCGATGAATTTCGGGGGGCCTCTGGTTGGCTTTTTTGCGTCGCGCAGTGAATACGTGAGGCGCCTACCTGGGCGCATCGTGGGAATGACGACCGACAATTCCGGAAGGCGCGGCTTCGTTCTCACACTTCAGACGAGAGAGCAACACATAAGACGTGCCAAGGCGACGTCCAACATCTGTACTAACGAAGCTCTGGTAGCGCTCACCGCCACCATCTACTTGGCTCTGGTGGGCGAGAGAGGACTCAAGGAATTGGCGTCGCAATGCCTGGCAAAGAGTCACTACGCGGCGGAGAAACTAGCGGGCCTTGACGGATTCTCTCTCGCGTTCGAACAGCCGTTCTTCAAAGAGTTTGTTCTGAGGTGCCCGGTTCCGGCGGAGGCTCTGGTCGAGGGGGTTCTCTCGAAGGGTATGCTGGCCGGCGTGCCGCTTTCTCGTTTTTCGGATAACGAGAAGCTTCTTCTCGTGGCAGTGACCGAGAAGAGAACAAAGAAGGAGATCGATGGTCTCTGCACAGCCGTGGATGAAGTAGCGAAGGGGCTCCGGCTGAGTGGGGGGAGTAAGTCCAAACATGGATAA